The Benincasa hispida cultivar B227 chromosome 11, ASM972705v1, whole genome shotgun sequence genome has a segment encoding these proteins:
- the LOC120090442 gene encoding ubiquitin-conjugating enzyme E2 variant 1C, with translation MTLGSGGSSVVVPRNFRLLEELERGEKGIGDGTVSYGMDDGDDIYMRSWTGTIIGPHNTVHEGRIYQLKLFCDKDYPDKPPSVRFHSRVNMTCVNHETGVVESKKFGLLANWQREYTMEDILTQLKKEMAAPHNRKLVQPPEGTYF, from the exons ATGACGCTCGGTTCAGGAGGCTCGAGTGTTGTCG TTCCTAGGAACTTCAGGTTGCTGGAGGAACTTGAACGTGGAGAAAAGGGCATTGGCGATGGTACTGTGAGCTATGGAATGGATGATGGAGATGACATTTATATGCGTTCGTGGACTGGCACCATTATTGGTCCACACAAT ACGGTACATGAAGGTAGAATTTATCAGTTGAAGCTGTTCTGTGATAAAGATTACCCTGATAAGCCACCAAGTGTTCGTTTTCATTCAAGAGTGAACATGACATGCGTGAACCATGAAACTGGAGTG GTTGAGTCAAAGAAATTTGGACTTCTTGCAAATTGGCAGAGAGAGTACACCATGGAGGATATACTCACACAGCTGAAAAAGGAAATGGCAGCCCCACATAACCGAAAGCTGGTCCAACCTCCAGAAGGCACCTACTTCTAG